One genomic region from Patescibacteria group bacterium encodes:
- the murI gene encoding glutamate racemase: MVGIFDSGIGGLTVVRELQKKLPKYDLIYFGDTARTPYGTKSKETIVKYALEDAQILLNRGAKVIIIACNTASAVAYETLKEKFKVPVFEVITPAVRRALELTQNKRIGVIGTTATINSSIYEKLLKEGREKIEVFSAACPLLVPLVEEGWLDTRETKMIVKKYLHPLRTKSVGTLILGCTHYPLLKKIIQPRIGKRVNLVDSAEEVVKEFQQFLKDNPKIDAELSKTSQAKYLASDVSARFQNIAEKWLSKKVELERVDVL, translated from the coding sequence ATGGTCGGTATATTTGACTCTGGCATCGGCGGGCTTACAGTCGTCCGGGAACTGCAAAAAAAACTCCCCAAATACGATTTAATATATTTTGGCGATACAGCGCGCACTCCCTATGGCACCAAAAGTAAAGAAACCATTGTTAAATACGCTTTGGAGGATGCGCAAATTTTACTTAATAGGGGAGCGAAAGTGATAATTATTGCCTGTAATACTGCCTCGGCCGTGGCTTATGAGACCTTGAAAGAAAAATTCAAAGTACCGGTTTTTGAAGTGATTACGCCGGCAGTCAGGCGGGCCTTGGAATTAACGCAGAACAAGAGAATCGGCGTGATTGGCACGACTGCCACTATCAATAGCAGTATTTACGAAAAGTTGCTTAAAGAGGGCAGAGAAAAAATAGAGGTTTTTTCCGCCGCTTGCCCGCTCCTTGTGCCTTTGGTTGAGGAAGGGTGGCTGGATACTCGCGAGACCAAAATGATAGTAAAAAAATATCTGCATCCTTTGCGGACGAAGAGCGTTGGTACCTTGATTCTGGGCTGTACGCATTACCCGTTGCTTAAAAAAATAATTCAGCCGCGGATTGGCAAGCGGGTTAATCTCGTGGATTCAGCCGAAGAGGTGGTTAAAGAATTCCAGCAATTTTTAAAAGATAATCCTAAAATAGACGCTGAATTAAGTAAAACCAGCCAAGCGAAGTATTTAGCTTCAGATGTTTCGGCTCGTTTTCAAAATATCGCCGAAAAGTGGCTTAGTAAAAAAGTGGAGTTGGAGCGGGTTGATGTTCTTTGA
- the rseP gene encoding RIP metalloprotease RseP, translating into MFYTIIIFIAVLSILVLAHEFGHFIVAKKRGVKVEEFGVGFPPRLWGIKRGETIYSINWVPLGGFVKLKGEGGEDTEDLDSFAHKKIWERSLIISAGVIMNILLAALLLGIGFIFGIPQAIDENLPSYAKVSDQKINIMEVIDGYPAKAAEIELGDVVSSIDGNEYKKITEMQNYLADKNGQPVIFKIQRGEEVMEKEIAPVILEEGYAGIGVGLVESGKISYPWHLAFWEGLKATIILLKAIILAFYELFKNLILGYGLTAELSGPVGIAVVTGKVARMGILHLLQFTAILSVNLAIINFLPFPALDGGRFLFLIIEKIRRKPVNQKIENFVHNTGFLLLMLLVIIVTYQDIVRFGGKFLEIWQKIIN; encoded by the coding sequence ATGTTTTACACCATTATCATCTTTATCGCGGTTTTAAGCATCTTAGTTTTAGCCCATGAATTTGGGCATTTTATTGTTGCCAAAAAACGAGGCGTGAAAGTGGAAGAATTTGGCGTCGGTTTCCCGCCGCGCTTATGGGGCATTAAAAGAGGCGAGACGATTTATTCTATCAATTGGGTGCCGCTCGGCGGATTTGTGAAATTAAAAGGCGAAGGCGGTGAGGACACGGAAGATTTGGATAGTTTTGCTCATAAGAAAATTTGGGAACGCAGTTTAATTATCAGCGCCGGAGTTATAATGAACATCTTGCTTGCCGCTCTGCTTTTGGGTATCGGGTTCATTTTTGGCATCCCGCAGGCGATTGATGAAAATTTGCCGTCTTACGCCAAAGTCAGTGACCAAAAAATTAACATTATGGAAGTTATTGACGGTTATCCGGCTAAGGCGGCGGAGATAGAACTCGGAGATGTAGTTTCATCTATTGATGGCAATGAATACAAAAAAATCACGGAGATGCAAAATTATTTGGCTGATAAAAACGGTCAGCCGGTTATTTTTAAAATTCAACGGGGCGAAGAAGTGATGGAAAAAGAAATTGCGCCAGTAATATTGGAAGAGGGTTACGCGGGAATCGGAGTGGGGCTGGTGGAAAGCGGCAAAATTTCTTATCCTTGGCATTTGGCCTTTTGGGAAGGCCTGAAGGCGACCATTATATTGTTGAAGGCGATAATCTTAGCTTTTTACGAATTGTTTAAAAATTTAATTTTAGGTTACGGTTTAACGGCGGAATTATCCGGACCCGTGGGGATAGCGGTGGTGACCGGCAAAGTGGCGCGGATGGGCATTTTACATTTATTGCAGTTTACTGCCATTCTTTCCGTGAATTTAGCGATTATTAATTTTTTACCGTTTCCCGCGTTGGACGGCGGCAGATTTTTATTTTTAATCATAGAAAAAATCCGCCGCAAACCAGTTAATCAAAAAATAGAAAATTTTGTGCATAACACCGGCTTTCTCCTCTTGATGCTTCTTGTGATAATTGTCACTTATCAGGACATCGTCAGATTCGGCGGAAAATTCTTGGAAATTTGGCAGAAGATTATTAATTAG
- a CDS encoding LemA family protein has product MEIIYALLGLLALIIVWLIFTYNGLISRRNQADEAWSDIDVQLKRRYNLIPNLVETVKAYAKHESSVFEKVTTARAAAMGAKTMEEHAQAENMLSNTLKSLFAVAEAYPDLKASNNFMRLQDELTDAEDKIQAARRFYNNNVRIFNTKLQKFPANMVAGMLGFKAKEFFEAAEGEKELPRVAF; this is encoded by the coding sequence ATGGAAATTATTTACGCGCTTTTAGGGCTTTTGGCTCTAATAATCGTTTGGCTCATTTTTACCTACAACGGGCTTATCAGCCGCCGCAATCAAGCTGATGAGGCCTGGTCAGACATTGATGTCCAGCTGAAAAGGCGTTATAACCTGATTCCAAATTTAGTGGAAACTGTGAAGGCCTATGCTAAGCACGAGTCCTCGGTTTTTGAAAAAGTGACTACCGCCCGCGCCGCGGCTATGGGGGCCAAAACCATGGAAGAACACGCCCAGGCGGAAAACATGCTTTCCAACACTTTAAAATCTTTATTTGCCGTGGCCGAGGCCTATCCTGACCTTAAGGCCTCAAATAATTTTATGCGTTTACAAGATGAACTGACTGACGCTGAAGATAAAATCCAGGCAGCGCGAAGATTCTATAACAACAACGTCCGCATCTTTAACACCAAACTGCAAAAATTTCCCGCCAACATGGTAGCAGGAATGCTCGGCTTCAAAGCCAAAGAATTTTTTGAAGCGGCTGAGGGAGAAAAGGAATTGCCGCGAGTGGCATTTTAA
- a CDS encoding DNA-3-methyladenine glycosylase — protein MKKLPPKFYNQPTLKVAKKLLGKYLVRKIGKKKLVGRIVETEAYVGPEDKASHASRGRTPRTELMFGEAGRAYIYLIYGMYYCFNIVTENRNYPAAVLIRVLEPVAGFKNNNPKLMDGPGKLCREMKIDKKLNGKKLNGDELYITEGEKNNKRQIKSAKRIGIDYAEEWKHKPWRFYLKNSPAISK, from the coding sequence ATGAAAAAACTGCCTCCAAAATTTTATAATCAGCCGACTCTAAAAGTCGCTAAAAAATTACTGGGGAAATATCTGGTGCGAAAAATCGGCAAGAAAAAATTAGTCGGCCGGATTGTGGAAACCGAGGCCTATGTCGGTCCGGAAGACAAGGCCAGCCACGCTTCCCGCGGCCGCACACCGCGCACGGAATTGATGTTTGGCGAAGCCGGCCGGGCTTATATTTATTTAATCTACGGTATGTACTATTGTTTTAATATCGTCACGGAAAATAGAAATTATCCGGCGGCTGTGCTCATCCGCGTCTTAGAACCAGTCGCCGGATTTAAAAATAATAATCCCAAATTAATGGATGGCCCGGGAAAACTTTGCCGCGAAATGAAAATTGATAAAAAATTAAATGGAAAAAAATTAAACGGCGACGAGCTTTATATTACGGAAGGAGAAAAAAATAATAAACGCCAAATTAAATCCGCCAAACGAATCGGCATTGATTATGCCGAGGAATGGAAACACAAACCCTGGAGATTTTATCTAAAAAACAGTCCGGCGATATCTAAATAA
- the radA gene encoding DNA repair protein RadA gives MPKSFLIYECSKCGAQTPKWGGRCLECGAWGTLEQVATTTTKEEKKSLAVAGKTVKFSEINHLQFPRIKTSLEEFDAVVGGGIVPGSLTLLGGEPGIGKSTLILQIAAKVSDTRNVLYVSGEESGEQIKLRLERLKLSGKNISFLGETDVNAIVATLEKEKPILAIIDSIQTIYSPDIPSEAGSISQVRASTVRLLETAKKNNIPVFIIGHVTKEGLVAGPKTLEHLVDTVIYLEGERYQSYRLLRTVKNRFGSAGEVGVFEMTGGGMEEVKNPSLIFLQNKNTPSPGSAITCILEGSRPLLVEIQALVNRTNFGYPQRKSEGFNPNRLQVLIAVLTQRAKINLNASDVYLNVAGGLKIQEPAADLAVALAIASAAKNKGLDANTVILGEIGLGGEIRGINQLERRLKEIEKLGFKTVILPKLSQKITTKLKLIEATSLFQALELL, from the coding sequence ATGCCAAAATCCTTTTTAATATATGAATGTTCCAAATGCGGCGCGCAAACTCCAAAATGGGGCGGGCGGTGTTTGGAATGCGGGGCTTGGGGCACGCTGGAACAAGTGGCGACGACTACGACTAAGGAAGAAAAAAAATCCCTGGCGGTGGCCGGCAAAACTGTAAAATTTTCCGAAATAAACCACCTGCAATTCCCCAGAATAAAAACCAGCTTGGAAGAATTTGACGCAGTCGTCGGCGGAGGGATTGTTCCGGGCAGTTTAACTCTTCTGGGCGGGGAACCGGGAATCGGCAAATCAACATTGATTCTCCAAATCGCCGCGAAGGTGTCCGACACCAGAAACGTGCTTTATGTTTCCGGTGAGGAATCTGGAGAACAAATTAAACTGCGTTTGGAGCGGCTAAAACTCTCCGGAAAAAATATTTCATTTTTAGGAGAAACAGATGTTAACGCCATCGTGGCCACTCTGGAAAAAGAAAAGCCCATTCTCGCGATTATTGATTCCATCCAAACGATTTACTCTCCGGATATTCCGAGCGAGGCCGGAAGCATCAGCCAAGTCCGGGCTTCCACGGTCAGACTTCTGGAAACCGCCAAAAAAAATAATATCCCTGTATTCATCATCGGACACGTGACGAAGGAAGGATTGGTAGCCGGACCAAAAACTTTGGAACACTTGGTTGATACCGTAATTTATCTGGAAGGCGAGCGTTATCAATCTTATCGTCTGCTTCGCACGGTGAAAAATCGCTTTGGCTCCGCCGGCGAAGTCGGCGTTTTTGAAATGACGGGCGGTGGTATGGAAGAAGTAAAAAATCCATCTTTAATCTTTTTACAAAATAAAAATACTCCGTCACCGGGTTCAGCAATCACCTGTATTTTAGAGGGTTCGCGTCCGCTCCTTGTAGAAATACAGGCGCTGGTAAATAGAACTAACTTCGGCTATCCCCAAAGAAAATCCGAGGGCTTTAACCCTAACCGCCTGCAGGTTTTAATTGCCGTATTAACTCAAAGGGCTAAAATAAATCTTAATGCTTCCGATGTCTATCTGAACGTCGCCGGCGGGCTAAAAATCCAGGAACCGGCTGCGGACCTGGCCGTGGCCCTGGCCATTGCTTCAGCGGCCAAAAATAAGGGTTTAGACGCGAATACGGTCATTTTAGGGGAAATAGGCCTTGGTGGGGAAATACGCGGCATAAATCAACTGGAGAGACGATTAAAGGAGATAGAAAAATTGGGATTTAAAACGGTCATTTTACCTAAATTAAGCCAGAAAATCACGACTAAATTGAAACTGATAGAAGCCACTTCACTGTTTCAAGCTTTGGAATTGTTATAA
- the recG gene encoding ATP-dependent DNA helicase RecG has protein sequence MFVLATPVSHLTRVGRVTAKQLEKIGIETVEDLIFYYPFRYDDLSRVLTIDKLFPGVEATVRGRVELIKNRRSPVKKKILTEAIVSDDTGSLKVVWFNQPFLTKNIRPGDVIYLAGKANFDYREIEFVNPVYEIVRRGAPLNTAAIVPVYHLTGRITQKQLRFLIKHSLDFIGEVPEWLPKDIIKRRDFISITEALRQIHFPASWAEVEEAESRLKFDELFLFQLLAQRIKHLLKKSRAIPIEFKKRQTVKFVNSLPFKLTNDQRLAAWEIIKDLEGDRPMNRLLEGDVGSGKTVVAAMAMLNVVLNKHQAALMAATDILARQHYKTICKLLADFNIKIGLVTRSEKKINYKLGARNPVGGKKNFDSRFVTHNSDIIIGTHALISAKGAVPADRHGPASGGQDKIEFKNLALTIIDEQHRFGVEQRKFLKANSGQSGITPHFLSMTATPIPRSLALALYGDLDLSIIKEMPKGRKKILTKIVDSKNRSGAYEFIREKVKEGRQVFVICPLINPSDKLGVKSVAEEYQKLRKDIFPEFKIEALHGKLPSAAKEKIMTEFSENKINVLVSTSVVEVGIDVPNATIMMIEGAERFGLAQLHQFRGRVGRGEHQSYCLLFSDNLVGQTKERLRALVSSNDGFALAEKDLALRGPGEVYGTQQSGIIDLKLAKLTDFLIIKQAKEEAEKIIADDPEFKKYAEIKARLRLAEEAVHLE, from the coding sequence TTGGCAGGGTTACAGCTAAGCAATTAGAGAAGATAGGCATTGAGACCGTTGAGGATCTCATTTTTTATTATCCTTTTCGCTATGACGATTTAAGCCGGGTTTTGACCATAGATAAGTTATTCCCCGGGGTTGAGGCGACCGTTCGGGGGCGGGTAGAGCTCATAAAAAATCGCCGCAGTCCGGTGAAAAAGAAAATCCTCACCGAAGCCATTGTTTCCGATGACACCGGCTCCCTCAAGGTTGTTTGGTTTAATCAGCCGTTTTTAACTAAAAATATCAGGCCCGGTGATGTGATTTATTTGGCTGGCAAGGCGAACTTTGATTATCGGGAGATAGAATTCGTCAATCCGGTATATGAAATAGTAAGAAGAGGAGCGCCCTTGAATACCGCGGCTATTGTGCCGGTTTATCATCTGACTGGCAGGATAACCCAAAAGCAATTGCGTTTTTTAATTAAACATTCATTGGACTTCATCGGCGAAGTGCCGGAATGGTTGCCTAAAGATATTATTAAAAGACGCGATTTTATTTCTATCACCGAGGCCCTAAGGCAAATTCATTTTCCCGCGTCTTGGGCGGAAGTGGAAGAAGCGGAGTCCAGATTAAAGTTTGACGAACTATTTTTATTTCAGCTTTTGGCCCAAAGGATAAAACATTTATTAAAAAAGAGTCGGGCTATCCCGATTGAATTTAAGAAAAGACAAACCGTAAAATTTGTAAATAGCTTGCCGTTTAAGCTCACTAATGACCAACGTTTGGCCGCTTGGGAAATTATCAAGGATTTAGAGGGCGATAGGCCGATGAACCGATTACTTGAAGGTGATGTGGGTTCCGGCAAAACCGTGGTGGCTGCCATGGCGATGCTCAATGTCGTTTTAAATAAACACCAAGCGGCTTTGATGGCCGCCACGGACATTTTGGCGCGACAGCATTATAAAACCATTTGTAAATTGTTGGCCGATTTTAATATAAAAATCGGGCTGGTGACGAGAAGCGAGAAGAAGATAAATTATAAATTAGGAGCTAGAAATCCAGTAGGGGGTAAAAAAAATTTTGATTCAAGATTCGTAACTCATAATTCGGATATAATTATCGGCACGCACGCTTTAATTTCCGCCAAAGGCGCCGTGCCCGCCGACAGGCACGGACCCGCCTCTGGCGGGCAGGATAAAATTGAGTTTAAGAATTTAGCCCTTACCATTATTGACGAACAACATCGTTTCGGCGTGGAACAAAGAAAGTTTTTAAAAGCCAATAGCGGCCAATCCGGAATTACTCCTCATTTTCTATCTATGACCGCCACGCCCATACCGCGCTCTTTGGCCCTTGCTCTATATGGCGATTTGGATTTATCTATCATTAAAGAAATGCCCAAAGGAAGGAAGAAGATATTAACCAAAATTGTTGACTCCAAAAATCGAAGCGGGGCTTACGAGTTTATCAGAGAAAAAGTAAAAGAGGGGAGGCAGGTTTTTGTCATTTGCCCGTTGATTAATCCGTCTGATAAATTAGGCGTAAAATCAGTAGCTGAAGAATATCAAAAATTAAGGAAAGATATTTTTCCAGAATTTAAAATAGAAGCTCTGCACGGCAAATTACCAAGCGCGGCCAAAGAGAAAATTATGACCGAGTTTTCGGAAAATAAAATAAATGTTTTAGTTTCCACTTCGGTGGTGGAAGTCGGTATTGATGTTCCCAACGCCACGATTATGATGATTGAAGGAGCGGAAAGATTCGGGCTGGCCCAACTTCATCAGTTTCGCGGGCGCGTGGGCAGAGGAGAACACCAATCTTATTGTTTGCTTTTCAGTGACAATCTTGTTGGGCAAACTAAAGAAAGATTGCGCGCCTTAGTCAGTAGTAACGACGGCTTTGCTTTGGCTGAAAAGGATTTGGCTTTAAGGGGCCCAGGGGAGGTTTATGGCACGCAACAGTCGGGGATTATTGATTTAAAATTAGCCAAATTAACCGATTTTTTAATTATTAAACAAGCCAAAGAAGAAGCGGAAAAGATTATTGCCGACGACCCGGAATTTAAAAAGTACGCGGAGATAAAAGCTCGGCTAAGATTAGCGGAAGAAGCGGTTCATTTGGAATAG
- a CDS encoding phosphomannomutase/phosphoglucomutase: MSKISKAIFKAYDIRGICPTEINPEVAKRVGQAVVEFTKAKIVVVGRDARESSEELSRAVVEGVISMGADVVDIGLCSTPIFNFAVAENIDFEAGIMVTASHNPAEYNGFKMDFNDGLPVSRGAGMEEIKNLVSVGNFKEAPKKGAVKERDYLLEYLERVFTLVDKNEIKKLKVVVDTGNGMGGLTMSKVFERIPPELVPLYFELDGTFPNHEANPLKEENLVALKEKVLAVGADLGVAFDGDADRVGFIDEKGETISGDLITALIAQELLRIKGSGRVLYDLRSSNIVSEVVKAAGGEPEMCAVGHATIKKIMAEKKALFAGELSSHFYYRDFYNVESGDLTLLLVLSLLSRSGGKMSALAAPLKKYFQSGEINSEVENKEEIMKKLEEIYGLKAKSISHIDGIRIDLDGWWFNVRPSNTEPLLRLNLEAETKEIMEEKRDEILNVIKG, from the coding sequence ATGAGTAAGATTAGCAAGGCCATTTTTAAGGCCTATGACATCAGGGGGATTTGCCCGACAGAAATCAATCCGGAAGTGGCTAAAAGGGTCGGCCAGGCCGTGGTGGAGTTTACCAAAGCCAAAATCGTGGTGGTGGGCAGGGACGCTCGGGAAAGCAGTGAAGAACTTAGCCGCGCTGTGGTTGAAGGCGTAATTTCTATGGGCGCGGACGTGGTGGATATCGGACTTTGTTCCACCCCGATTTTTAATTTTGCGGTAGCCGAGAACATCGATTTTGAGGCCGGAATTATGGTGACAGCTTCGCACAATCCCGCAGAATACAATGGGTTTAAAATGGATTTTAATGATGGATTGCCTGTGAGTAGGGGCGCGGGGATGGAAGAAATTAAAAATTTGGTATCGGTCGGCAATTTTAAGGAAGCTCCTAAAAAGGGGGCGGTAAAGGAGCGGGATTATCTTTTGGAATATCTGGAGAGAGTTTTTACCTTAGTTGATAAAAATGAAATAAAAAAATTAAAAGTAGTGGTTGATACAGGAAACGGCATGGGAGGTTTAACAATGTCAAAAGTTTTTGAAAGAATACCGCCGGAGCTCGTGCCTCTTTATTTTGAACTTGATGGCACTTTCCCTAATCACGAAGCCAATCCTTTGAAAGAGGAAAATTTAGTCGCTTTAAAAGAAAAAGTTTTAGCAGTTGGCGCTGATTTAGGAGTGGCTTTTGACGGCGATGCCGACCGGGTTGGTTTTATTGATGAAAAAGGAGAAACGATTTCCGGCGACCTTATCACCGCTCTTATTGCCCAAGAATTACTAAGAATAAAGGGGAGCGGGAGAGTATTATATGATTTGCGTTCCAGTAATATTGTTTCCGAAGTAGTTAAAGCGGCGGGAGGAGAACCGGAGATGTGCGCCGTGGGGCATGCGACTATTAAAAAAATAATGGCAGAAAAAAAGGCGCTTTTTGCCGGCGAGCTTTCTTCTCATTTTTATTATCGCGATTTTTATAATGTGGAATCAGGGGACTTAACCCTACTTCTTGTTTTATCGCTTCTTTCGCGTTCCGGAGGAAAAATGTCAGCCCTGGCAGCCCCGCTTAAAAAGTATTTCCAGTCAGGAGAAATTAATTCCGAAGTGGAGAATAAAGAAGAGATAATGAAAAAATTGGAAGAAATTTACGGCCTAAAAGCAAAAAGTATTTCCCATATTGACGGAATTAGGATTGATTTGGATGGCTGGTGGTTTAATGTCCGGCCCTCCAATACCGAACCGTTGCTACGCCTTAATTTAGAAGCGGAAACTAAGGAGATAATGGAAGAAAAAAGGGATGAAATCTTAAATGTCATAAAGGGGTAA
- a CDS encoding M48 family metallopeptidase has translation MHDQITSNKRKTALLIIIFVIFILFLGWFFGQLYELGNFGLVIAIIISVLMSLTSYYGGDKVALWTAGAKPIAKQDNPYVYRLVENLCIAAGLQTPKIYLIPDPAPNAFATGRDPEHASIALTTGIVEKLENEELEGVIAHELSHIKNYDIRLMTIIIVLVGIIALLADWMVRFQFSGHKNNNDRGGQVGAILFIAGIILAILSPLIAKLIQLAISRKREFLADADGALLTRYPEGLARALEKISQNKTPLQGANNATAHLYIANPFGSSRAYFSKLFSTHPPTEERISILRQMA, from the coding sequence ATGCACGACCAAATCACCTCCAATAAACGAAAAACGGCTCTGTTGATTATTATTTTTGTAATTTTTATCTTATTCCTTGGCTGGTTTTTCGGGCAACTTTATGAACTGGGAAATTTCGGGCTGGTGATTGCCATTATTATCTCCGTGCTGATGAGTTTAACAAGCTATTACGGCGGAGATAAAGTGGCTCTTTGGACCGCCGGCGCCAAGCCGATTGCCAAACAGGATAATCCCTACGTTTATCGCCTGGTGGAAAATCTTTGTATTGCCGCGGGACTGCAAACGCCCAAAATATATTTAATCCCCGACCCCGCTCCCAATGCCTTTGCCACTGGCCGCGACCCTGAACACGCTTCCATCGCCCTGACCACGGGAATCGTAGAAAAATTAGAAAATGAAGAATTGGAAGGAGTGATTGCCCATGAACTCTCGCATATTAAAAATTATGACATTCGCCTGATGACTATTATTATCGTGCTAGTAGGAATTATCGCGCTACTGGCTGACTGGATGGTGCGTTTCCAATTTTCCGGACATAAAAACAATAACGACCGTGGCGGGCAAGTCGGCGCCATTTTATTTATCGCCGGCATTATTCTTGCCATACTCTCGCCTCTAATCGCCAAACTAATCCAACTCGCCATCTCGCGCAAAAGAGAATTTTTGGCGGACGCCGACGGAGCGCTTCTCACCCGCTATCCTGAAGGACTGGCCCGGGCGCTGGAAAAAATATCGCAGAACAAAACTCCGCTTCAAGGAGCTAACAACGCCACCGCCCATCTTTACATCGCCAATCCTTTCGGCTCTTCGCGCGCTTATTTTTCCAAACTTTTTTCCACCCATCCGCCGACAGAAGAACGGATAAGTATCCTTCGACAAATGGCTTAA
- the pheS gene encoding phenylalanine--tRNA ligase subunit alpha encodes MKEKLQNLKDSANKEILGCRNLDSLRELEIKYLGRKGELTQVLRGLGGLSIEEKKETGPLANEVKIFITKLLAEKERGLQDESFKEELGKEAVDITEPGRGREFGHLHPNTTIQYGLEDFFKSLGFMVLDGPELESDFYNFTAVNIPPGHPARDMQDTFYINGHPDWVMRTHTSPVQVRAMEKYGAPLRMIVPGKCFRNENTDVRHEHTFYQLEGVMIDKNISFNHLKGMVEAVARYLYGDDTKVRLRPKFYPFVEPGVNGEVSCFLCKGKGCRLCKNTGWLEIFGAGMIHPNVLKAGKIDYKKYRGFAFGFGLTRLVMLKYDIEDVRLLESGDLRFLRQF; translated from the coding sequence ATGAAGGAAAAATTACAAAATCTTAAAGATTCGGCGAACAAAGAAATCCTTGGTTGCAGGAATTTGGATTCTTTGCGCGAGCTGGAAATAAAATATCTTGGACGGAAAGGCGAACTCACGCAAGTCCTGCGCGGCTTGGGAGGGTTATCTATTGAAGAAAAAAAAGAAACAGGGCCTTTGGCTAATGAGGTTAAGATATTTATTACCAAGCTATTGGCGGAAAAAGAGCGGGGGCTTCAAGATGAAAGTTTTAAGGAGGAGTTGGGGAAAGAAGCCGTGGATATCACGGAACCCGGACGAGGGAGAGAATTTGGGCATTTGCATCCCAACACCACTATTCAATACGGTCTGGAAGATTTTTTTAAATCTTTGGGGTTTATGGTTTTAGACGGGCCGGAGTTGGAATCGGATTTCTATAATTTTACCGCTGTCAATATCCCGCCCGGACATCCGGCGAGAGATATGCAGGATACTTTTTATATCAATGGTCACCCCGATTGGGTAATGAGAACTCATACTTCCCCGGTTCAGGTGCGGGCAATGGAGAAATACGGCGCGCCCCTGCGGATGATTGTGCCGGGGAAATGCTTTCGCAACGAGAATACTGACGTGCGCCATGAGCACACTTTTTACCAGCTGGAAGGAGTGATGATAGATAAAAATATAAGCTTTAATCATTTGAAGGGGATGGTGGAGGCAGTGGCAAGATATTTATACGGCGATGACACCAAGGTTCGTTTGCGTCCGAAATTTTATCCTTTTGTGGAGCCGGGAGTGAACGGCGAAGTGAGTTGTTTCTTGTGCAAAGGCAAGGGTTGCCGTTTATGCAAAAATACCGGCTGGCTGGAGATTTTTGGCGCCGGCATGATTCACCCCAATGTTTTAAAGGCCGGCAAAATAGATTATAAAAAATATCGGGGATTTGCTTTTGGTTTTGGTTTGACGCGCCTGGTGATGCTTAAATACGACATTGAAGACGTGCGACTTTTGGAAAGCGGCGATTTAAGATTCTTAAGACAATTTTAA